The DNA sequence GCCAGATCAAATTGAATCCAAACCGGTCGTTGAATTCCTGCAGCATCCGCTTACCATTGGCAGAGGCTGCCAGAGCGATTGCCCAGTCCGGATGGGTGTGATCCACATGTTTGTAAGGGGTGAGCCCATGAATCGGTGTGTCGATAGAAGCAGGGCGGTCGTTTAAACCGAAACGGCATAGGGGGTAGTAATCTACCATCTCATCTTCATATTCTCTCCCGCGATACCGATCACGTAATGCACGAAATTTATCCATATAGAGCCGGGCAAATCCATCGCGCTTAATGGAACCGAGATCGCCACCACTACCTTTAACCCAGAGGACTTCCACTTCTTCGTCGGTCACCGGATCACGCTGCATCACTTTCGAGGAAGTATTCCCGCCACCGAAGTTGGTGATCCGCAGATCTGATCCAAGCAGGTTTGACCGGTACCGGAGTATCTCCGGTTGGTCCAGATCCTGTACATATTCATCATCCCATTTGTCTTCAAGGTATTCCAGCTTCATAATTCAAATCTCCATAATTATGCTTTGCGACAGAGTTAATATGTTATTTAATAGTTCCTGTTTTACTCTATATAACGCAATGAAGTCAGGTGGTTGCGTATGAAATTGATGCTTTTGTCATTTTTTTCCATATCATTCGCAAACACAGTTATGTTTGTTTCCGAATTTGTTGTTGCCGGTATTTTTCATCTAAACGATTGTGGATTTTCTCGACTTCGCCTGGAGTCATAAATTGTATTTTCCCATGGATTGCAGCACCATTGAATACAGCTGCGGCTTTATTTGCCATCTGTGTGGCAGAAAGCACACCGTTGGCAGTTTCACCGACGGCAATGAGCCCATGGTTTTTAATCAGGAGTATCTTTGGTGTAAAACCGTTATCCCGGATAAATTGATCCCAGGAATTCCGAATCGCTATCGCAAGATCAGCACCAGGGTTTACGTAATCAAGCAGGAGGGATTTCGGGCCGCAGCAGACTATTTCGTCCGGAAACAAACGCCGGGATGCAAACAGTTTCGCTGCCGGGGAACAAAGAATTTTATTGACTTCAATAGGATGTGTATGTCCGACAAAATTGACGCCAGGTTGCCGGAGTAGCCATGCGTGGAAGGTTGATTCCACTGAAGGTTTTAACGCCTTCGGATCATTTCTGGATTCCAATAGGGTAACCTCAGTCTCTTCCTCTGAAGCATTATTGTCCAGGAGTGATAGTGTTGTTTCAAATCGTGTGGCTACCAGGTGCTCCGGCTGGAGGGTGCGTAATTCGGTCCCGCTGGCCCTCACCAGGAACAGATTTTCATCCAGTTGAGCAGAACTGTTTCCTTCGCCAAGTATGGTGAATCGATGAGCAGGATTGCCCAGCTGATGGGACATCTCCAGTAGGTCGGAGCGAATTTCTTCATATCTGGTAGAATCAATCACTATAAATTCTCAGTCGTCGCATTCGCTGTTCGTATAAATTCACCTTAACCCGGTTACCCGTAAAGCGGCCCAAAATTGTCACATGCTCTGTAGTCTGCGCCTTCAGGATGTGCAGTGCCAAAAGCATTCCATCCGCTAGGACGGAATATTCGCGATTCGTCCACATTGTGCATATTCACCGGGATCCTGAGCAGGGAAGCGAGGGTAATCAGTTCGTCCCCGATATGCCCGTAGCTGATGGCGCCGTGATTCGCGCCCCAGTTATACATCACGGTATATACATCTCTGAACGCTCCGGATCCTGTCAGGTTGGGTGCAAACCAGGTCGTGGGCCAGGTCGGATTCGTACGGTCGTTTAATACCGAATGGATATCCTCCGGCAGGTCAACCGCGTAGCCTTCAGCAATCTGAAGAACCGGGCCTAACCCTTTCACGATATTCAGTCGCGACATGGTTACTGGCATTTCGCCGCGGGTCAGAAATTGGGAGGAAAATCCGCCACCGCGGAAATACTCCTGGACTGCAGGGCACCACTTTGTATTGTCCAAACACGCTTTAACCTCATCACTGGAAATATCCCAGAACGGCTTCATTGCCGGTTGATCGTCAATTTCGAGCTGGCCCGTGCCATCCAGCGTAGCTGAACCGGAGTTAATGAGATGGATAATACCATTCTCAGCGGGGCCTTTCAGTTCTAGTCCGGTGACTCGTTTCACGGAAGCAGGGCTCCAGTAAGTGCGGACATCCGCAAAAATCTGTGCCGTATTGGTTAATAAATGACCAAATAGCATTACAACGCCGTTCAAGCTGTCGTTTTCCGTTGCCATCAGATACGGTTCCCTGATCCCGTTCCAGTCGAATGAGCTGTTGAGTATGGCTTCCATAAAATCACCGTTGGGGAAGTGATCCGTCCACTGCCGCTGTCCCTGGAATCCAGCCAGAATGGCGTTATGGCCCATGGCTTCCTCGCCGTAACCGAATTCCCGGAGGCGCGGATTCCCGACCATCAGATCTCTGGCAATCATTGCCATCTTCGTCACGGTCTCCCAGGTAGCATCCTTTTCTTCGCGCGAAAGTTGGTGTTTCGGGGGATTGACGTCCTGTCCTTCTTTGCAATATTCATGAACCCAGTCAATTGCCCGCTCAAATTCCTCAGGATCATATATTTCTTCTTCAAGCCGCCTGGTGAGTTCTGACATATCCACCGATTCGTTCCGCATACCGAGATAATCCTGGAAAAAATCTTCCTGGACCATAGAGCCGGCGATCCCCATGGAAGCGCCACCGATCGAGAGATAAGACTTCCCGCGCATCGTTGCAACTGCCAGTCCAGCCCGGGCGAAGCGGAGCAGTTTATCACGCACATCCGACGGAATAGTGGTGTCACCTTCATCCTGAACATCCCTGCCATAGATGCTAAATGCCGGTAGTCCTTTTTGGTTATGACCGGCCAAGACGGCGGAGAGATACACCGCACCCGGCCTCTCCGTGCCGTTAAATCCCCACACCGCTTTTGGCGTATGCGGATCCATATCCATGGTTTCCGTGCCATAGCACCAGGAAGGGGTGACGGTCAGGGAGGCACCGACGCCTTCCCGCTGAAATTTTTCAGCAGCCTGCGCTGCTTCGGCGACTCCACCGATGCAGGAATCAGCAATTACGCATTCTACTGGTAGCCCGTTGGAATGCCGGAGGTTGTTCGATAAAAACTCCGCCGCAGACTCAGCCAGTGCCATTGTTTGTGATTCCAATGATTCCCGAACACCACCACGTCGGCCATCGATGGTAGGTCTGATCCCGATTTTAGGCATCGAACCCTGTAATCGTTTTCCTGTCTGGACTTCCATATTTTTAAATTCACTCATTCTCTGTTTCCTGGTCTGCCTATAACTAGGTCGGTGGCTTGAAAAAGGGCGTTAGTGCCTCTTCTGTGAATGAGCAATAAAATATTCGATTTTGGACAGGGATACAATCAAAATGGGGTACCAGCAGCCTATCCTTATCCGCCCAGGTAATCGGGACAAACCGCTGGTTCTCCCATCTTGAATAATATGTGATCGTTTTATTGGGTTGTTCCTAAAAACCTCATTCGCAGTGCAATTTACCGGCCTTAACTAAAGAATTAATTGAACCAGGAAATTCACTGTAGATAGTTTAGGCCGGATTGAATTATGTAACCTTGAATCTTTGTAATTTTAATAAATAATGTCACCTGAGTCAACAAAAATGAAATAAATTGTATCATGAATTATGGCGTTATGATACAAAAACGACAGGTATACCATACTGCCGGAAATCTGTAACTCTGCAAATATTCCAGATGGCTCAGGAAGCAAGGCGGGGATGTTTTGAGGGATGGGCTCTAAATTATCAGGTGTCCGCCGGATCAGAGTTGGCGAAATATGCCAGTCCGCCGGAAATACCAAACCAGACCAGAGATGACCAGAGCATCCAGGACTTCACCTGGGGCAAGTCAAAGGTTCCGGCCAGGTAGAGCACAGATGGGAGTAAAAGGACAACCAGAGACAACCATGCAAGTGTTCGAAAAAAGGTAACCATTTATGAACCTTTCGATTATGTCGCTACATTCGGTGAATAATTTCGTTGCATAAGTTTGCTCAGCCCGAGAAATGCGAAAATGGCGAAAATCCATCCCGGAAGACTGACAAAGTAGATCTGGATGCCGGCGTAGCGGATCAACACGACACACAGAACAAGCGCCAGCAGCCACGTGAGTCCGGCCGCCCAGTTAAAGGAATTATTGAACTTTAATGCAAATTCGGACTGGATACCGGCTTTCCTTGAGAGCCAGAAGTCAGCAAAAATGACGGCGCCCATCGGCATCAGAAGCATGCCGTACAATGCTACGAAGTCGAGCAGTTTCATGGCGACCGCCGGAAACATTCCGGCGATGGTTGCCAGCAAGCCGGTCGCCAGGGTTACGCGGAATCGCGGCCATTTGGGGACGATAGCCTGAAAGGCGAGTCCGGCTCTGTAAATTGTGGGATTCGCCGTTGTCCAGCCGGCAATAATAACACACAAAATACCGGCAAGCCCTGCTGCCTTATATGCCAGTGGACCCGGCAGGACGTCCGTGTTGCCCGGCGTTTGGTATAACTGTAGCGCGTACAGGATAGCGGCGGATATCCAGGCCATAAAGTGACCAACATACATACCGGCTGCCGAGGCCACGCCATACCAGGTTTTCTTGGCAAACCGCAGTACGGACAAGTCCGCCATACCCAGATGCATCGCCAGGTTGGTAAACCATGAGAAAAACAGGACATGCCAGAAGGAGAATTTGACTTGTCCCGGCAGGGCATCACCACCGGTCCAGATATGGTTCTCTGCGAGATCCCACAGGTCTCCGATACCGTTTATCGTCACGCCGGAGACGTCAATAAACTGTTTGAGGCCAATGAGACCGAAAGCCACAAAGACCAGTACCATCCATGGGGAAGCGATGTTTGCAAACTTCGCCACCACACGGTATCCGTACGCGGCTACGATGGAAATGACTGCACCTACTGCAAAAACAGCAATAATCCATCCGAGACTGTTGGGATACAAATCGTTTAATCCCGGCATGGGAAAGTCGATCCAGACACCGATGGCCGTGGCAGAGACCGTAATCATCGCGCCAGCCAGGAAACAGAACATTATGCCATTCGCCAAATTATATATTACGACGAGTTTTTTACCGCAGATACGCTCCAGCTGATAATACAGGGTGAGTCGGGCTCGGGTTGCAATCGGTGAAGTAAATAACACCCAACTGAGTACAGCGAGGGCGTTGCCAAGCAATAACCCGAAAATCAAATCAAACGCGCTGACTCCGGCGGCAACAAAGAGCGGACCAAGCATGAGTTCCGTACCGGCACAGTGCTCTCCGGCATACATCCCAATAAAGTGCTTAAAGCCAAGCTGGGCCTTCGCCGGAACGGGCTCGCGTTCAAATTCCAGGTCTGGTGACGTTGAGTGTTCGAGATCTACCATATTCGTCCTCGCAATTTTGACAGTGGTAGCGGTTATTGTCGTTGACTGAGTATCGTTCGTTCGTATTCTTTGACCTTGTCTAGCCAAGCCATGCGGGGCGGAACATCTTGTTGCCGACAGAAATAATCCCAAACAGCGCCGAATGGCAATGACTTCATAGTTTCAAAGAGTGCCAGGCGTTCAGTCTTGTTCGCGTCCAGCTCCAGTTGTGCCAAATAATTATGGGGCTCAAGCAACGCTTTGAGGAGAGCCTTTTGTACAGCCCTGGTGCCAACAATCCAGGCGGCAAGGCGGTTCACCGTCGCATCAAAAAAGTCCAGACCGATATTCACTCTGGATAGATATTCGCCTCGGATAATCCCTTCGGCAATGAGACGCAGCATATCATCCTGGATCACGATATGATCGCTGTCCCAGCGGACCGGCCGGGAAATATGCAGCAACAGCTCGTCTAAAAAGGTGAGTATGGCAGAAATTTTATCGCCAACCTGTTCGGTGGGATGAAAATGTCCGGAGTCCAGGCAGAGGAGGGTATTGTTTTTGAGTGCATAGCCTAGATAAAATTCGTGAGAACCCACGGTATAACTTTCGACGCCGATGCCAAACAGTTTGCTCTCCACAGCATCCTTCATATGGGCCGGATCGATATTTTCCGCGAAGACCGCATCCAGTGATCCGGCCAGGTGTTCTCTGGGACCCTTCCTATCATACGGCAAATCTTTGGAGCCGTCAGGGATCCAGACATTCACAACACTCGGTGTCCCGAGGGCCTTACCCATGGCTTCGCCGATTTTCCGGCAAGCTTTGCCGTGCTCAATCCAGTAGTCCCTGACCCTGGCATCCGGGTGGCTGAGCGTAAGGCCATCCTTCACCATCTCATGGGCAAAGAAGGTCGGATTAAAATCCAGGCCAATCCCCAAGTCCTTAGCCCAGTCGATCCAACGGGAAAAATGTTCGGGCCCAATCTCATTTCGCTCGGGGGCGCCTTCCTGGAAATCCCCGTAGATTGCGTGCAGGTTAAACCGGTGAGTCCCGGGTATCAGCGACATGGCTTTCCGGGCGTCGGCCCGGAGTTCATCCGGTGTACGTGCCCGCCCAGGATAGTTTCCCGTCACCTGTAAACCGCCGTCGCCGATATCGGCTAATGACTCAAATCCCTGGACGTCATCACCCTGCCAGCAATTAATAGAAATCGGAATCGCCGCCAGGGTTTCTAATGCCTGTTCGACGTCTACATCCAGTTCAAAATAGGCTTCCTTCGCATACTGGAAACTTTGACGCACCTGTTGATCTGTATCCATAGGAATTCCTTCCACCAGAAAGAGTTAGTGCTATGCCTGATAAGATATGTATTGAAAATGCGGGCGGATATTCGACAATTAAAATCGTTTAACAGGGGAAAAAAAGCAACTCATAATTCCGGAGATGGATATAAAACCCTGTCGACGAGAAATTTCTGGAATATGGCGGGCCTCCGGATTATTATTAACTTTAAATTTCCGATTATACAAACCAGGAATCCTGTAAAGGTTTCAATTATGAACTACCAAAGATGGAGTTTCCCCTGTTCCTCCGCCAGATTATTTACCGGAATGGCACTGAGCATTTTCCTTTTAATTTCGGTTCCGTTGGGGGCAGAAGACGATACCAGCCGCACGACCACACCGGTCAGCCTGGAGATGTTTGGCGACGGAATCCATCATTGGAAACTTGAGCATGAAATTGATTATCCGAGGTACGATCCGTCGGAGTTCGTGAAAATTGCGGATAACTTGCTCCAATATCAGAATGAGGATGGCGGCTGGCCAAAGAACATCGACTGGCTCGGCAAACTGGATGCGGATTCACTCCTCAGTTCCTACACGGAGCGCTACCGCCGGAGTACCTTCGACAACAGAAATACCTATCCGCAGATTGAATATCTGGCCAAGGTGTATACGAGAACCGGATTTGACCGCTTCAAGGATGCCACTCGGAGGGGAATTGAATATGTCCTAGGGAGGCAGCATGCGAACGGTGGTTGGCGTGGTTGGGATGTCGACGCTATTACATTTAACGATGACGTCATGACCGGCATCATGAACCTGTTGCTTGATATCTCACTTGAAAAGTCGTTCTATTCCTGGCTCGATGATTCAACCAGGTCAAATGTTGATACGGCTTTAGAGCAGGCTATTGATGTCACTCTGGAGTGCCAGATAGAAGTCAACGGTATGAAGACTGTCTGGTGTCAACAACACGATCATGAGACTTATGAACCGGTGAAGGGCCGATCGTATGAGTTGCCGTCAAAAACCGCATGGGAGAGTACATCGGTTGTCGAATTTTTAATGCGATTGCCAGAGCCGAGTCAACGGGTTATTCATTCTGTGGAAGCAGCCATAGCATGGTTCGAAAAATCCAGGATTCGCGGGATTAAGGTGAAGGAGGTAACCCGTATTATGGACGGTGAAGAGCAGCGGGACAGGATTGTAATGGAAGATGCATCTGCGCCACCGATCTGGGCGAGATATTATGAGGTGGAGACCAACAGACCGTTTTTCTGCCGGCGCAGTGGGGAGAAGGTGTACTCACTGCAAGAAGTGAATCATGAACGGCGAATCGGCTACGACTGGTACGGCTACTGGCCACAGGAATTGTTGGAGAAGCAATACCCGGCGTGGCGGGAAAAACACGATTTGCCGGATTAGTTATCATTCTGCGTAAAGGTTGATCGATATCTATAATTCATAAAATATAGGACGTCCCCTGTGAATGAGAATAATATATTCCGGAATATTTATGCTCTGCTTGTTCTGACATTCTTGCTATGTGGATCGATTGGCTTTGCCCAGGATTCCACACTAACACTTTGGCCTGGCGGAGTACCTGGTGCTATAGATGACCCGGAATATGTCGAAGGGTTATTTAAGGAGCGCGCCCACAGAATAGCGCGCGTCTCGGACCCGACCATTGCCGTTTATCTGCCATCACAGGACATCGAGACGGGGACAGCAGTTGTCATCTGTCCGGGCGGTGGATATTCATATCTATCTATCGGACCAGAAGGATTCGATGTTGCTCGCTGGCTTGCGTCTTACGGTGTCGCAGCAATCGTGTTAAAATACCGGTTGCCGAGCGACCGTATTATGAAGGAAAAATCGATAGGGCCGCTGCAGGATGCGCAACGGGCAGTGCGGTTGGTGCGAAAACATGCGAAGCAGTGGCGCATCGATAAGGATAAAATCGGAATTATGGGATTCTCCGCCGGAGGGCACCTGGCGGCGACGCTCAGCACGCAATTTGACCGGGAAGTGTATCCGAACCCTATAGAACTCAGCGCCCGACCGGACTTTTCCATATTGATTTATCCGGTTATCTCCATGACCAACAGTTTAACGCATGGCGGCTCACGTACCAATCTCATTGGCGAAGAACCGGGTGAGGTACTCATCACCCAATACTCAAACGAGCAGCAAATTTCACAGGAAACGTCCCCGGCCTTTCTGGTGCACGCGGCCGATGACGGGGCAGTACCGGTCGGAAATAGTATTGCGTATTTTAATGGGCTGAATGCATTGGATATCCCAGCCGAAATGCATATTTATGAATCCGGCGGCCACGGATTTGCGCTGGGCGACTACGATCATTCTGCTGGAGCCTGGCCGGAAACTTTACAGGAATGGCTGAAGGGACGTGGACTTCTTGGCGACCAATAGCATCATTTTTTATAATTCTGAAATGGTGTAGTGACTCACTTCTTTGGGAAGTATTAGAAAAATTTTGCCAGCTGGCTTTCTATATTTCCTAAAATTTCCTATCTTTGAGTTTGAACGAGAAAAACACGAAGCACAAGGATATTTATTATGGCAGTAGCAATACTCAAGGATACACACGAACTCCTCCGGGAGCGGATTAAAGAGCTCCGGGAAGAGATCGATGCAAATAAGGATGATATCAGAGATGCCGCAGCACATGGCGACTTGTCCGAAAATGCCGAATACGACTCCGCCAAGGAAAAGCAGAGTATGCTCCACTATAAACTGAATCAGCTGCAGATGTATATGAATGTGGAGATTTTCGACGAAGGCGATATTAATACGGATGTGGTCTCCTTTGGTACGCACGTTAAGATTAAGAATAAGAAGAACGGGGAAGTCCAGGAATACAATCTGGTCGGCCCGGCGGAATATGAATTGGAAAATTATCCCGAGGTGATGACCTATACTTCACCGCTGGCAAAAGCGCTGATGGGAAAAGAAGTTGGCGAAACTGCTGAAATTAAAAAGCCAGACAAGCATCTGGAATTCGAGGTACTGGAAATTGAATCGGTTCTGCAAAGCGAGTAGAATGTATTTACCTCATGATGATATAAAGCAGTCGGGTGATCGGCTGCTTTTTTTATATGGGGGGATGCCGAACCGGATTTTGGATTATAATTGTGACAATTGAACGCGTTTTTTACTTTTGCGCGATTCAGTATTTGGAGTGCTAAACCGAAAAAAAGGAAATATTGTGAAGGACGCTACGTTACTCTTAGACGACGGCAGAATCTTCCGGGGAAAGGCGTTTGGCGCCACAGGCGAAACTACGGGAGAAGTCTGTTTTAACACCGGAATGACGGGATATCAGGAAGTGTTAACCGATCCGTCGTATTGTCGGCAAATTGTGACTATGACATATCCACATATCGGAAACTACGGCGTAAATCCGGATGACGTGGAATCGGACAGGATTCAGGTGGCTGGATTCGTCATCAAAGAGGAGACCGAAATCCCGTCAAATGCCAGGGCGACCCAGTCCATCGGCGATTACCTGCGGGAGAACGATATCGTTGGAATTCAGGATATCGATACCAGGGCGTTGGTTCGCCATATTCGCCAGGAAGGGGCAATGAATGGGATCATTTCCACCGAAGATCACGACCCGGACTCGCTGACGGAAAAGTTATCCAAAGCGCCATCTATGATAGGATTAGACTTGTGCATGGAAGTGACCACCAATGGAATCCATAAGTGGAATGGCCAGGGTTCCGGCGTAAAAGAATGGAAGGTTGCTGCCATCGATTACGGCATAAAGCACAACATTTTGCGGCTCCTGGAAACCCACGGCTGCGATATTACAATTTATCCGGCAAATGCTACCGCTGAAGAAATCCTCGAAAGCGATCCGGACGGGATCTTTCTTTCGAACGGACCAGGCGATCCGGCGGCGGTTTCGTATGCTATCGAAACCATCAAAAATCTACTCGGGAAACGCCCGGTCTTTGGCATCTGCCTGGGGCATCAGCTTTTGGCGCTGGCCATCGGTGCAGAAACATTTAAACTCAAATTCGGCCACCGCGGTATCAATCACCCTGTTCGAAATGATGACACGGATGAAGTGGAGATTACCTGTCAAAATCACGGGTTCGCAGTCGATGTGGATTCGGTGCCGGATACAGCTGCAATCACCCACACCAACCTGAATGATTTTACGGTGGAAGGTCTTTCCTGTAAGGATGTGCCAGCATTTTCCGTGCAATATCATCCGGAGGCCGGCCCGGGGCCGCACGACTCCCGCTACCTGTTTGAAAACTTTATTCGGATGATGAAGGAATTTCGCCAGTGAGCTCTCCGGTTATACGCGCATCCCATCTTACAAAATCCTTCCGGAATACTGTCGTTGTCGACGATTTATCCTTCGACGTCAATCAGGGCGATATTTTTGGCTTCCTGGGGCCAAACGGCGCAGGCAAGTCGACGACTATCCGGATGGCGCTTTCCCTGATTGCGCCGGACTCCGGAGATGTGGAACTGTTCGGTAAATCGGTCCGGGGGAGCAGAACGAAAACCCTTCACGATGTTGGTGCGCTTATCGAAAGTGCCGATTTTTACGAGTATCTGAGCGCCAGAGCGAATCTGAAAATGCTCTGCAGACTCCAGAATATCCGGGAATCAAGGATCGACGAGGTGCTGGACATGGTGGAGTTGCTGGACAGGGCAGATGACCGGGTCAAAGCCTATTCCCATGGAATGAAGCAGCGACTTGGCATCGCACAGGCGCTGTTGAGTGAGCCAAAACTCCTGATATTGGACGAGCCAACGACCGGCCTCGACCCAAAGGGTATGAAATCTGTCCGAAATCTGATTGCCGACTTGGGGAATCAGGGGATCACGATTTTTTTATCGTCACATCTCTTGTACGAGGTGGAGCAGGTCTGCACATCGCTGGCGATTATAAACAAAGGAAAATTGATAGTCACCGGCAGCATCCGGGAACTGATGCAGGAGACAAACCTGTTCACCACGGAAATCCAGGCGGCACCGAAGGATAAGGCGAAAACGTTGCTTGAAAATATTGGATTCATCCCGGAGGTATCTGAAGAAGGAGGCAGCCTGAAGGTTAACATTTCCAGGGAAAAAATACCGGAAATCACTCAGAGGCTTGTTGATTCCGGCGTGGAAATTTTCGCTGTAATACCCAGATCATCATTGGAAGATTATTTTCTTTCCATCACCAGCGAGGAGGCCGGGATTGCTGCTTAGACTGGTGACCAACGAACTCATTAAGATCTTTGGAAAGTGGCGATCATACATCGGATTTGCTGCTCTGGCTATACTCATGCCGCTGGTCATTTGGGGTATGTCGAAGGGCAGTAGTGGTATTGAACAATCCATGACACACCAACTGCAGAACTCATTTATTATAACAGGCAATGTGTTCAATGGATTTTTGGCTACTTATTTTACAATGAATTTTCTCTGGATACACATTCCGTTTTTGGTTGTGCTGGTTGCAGGGGACGTTGTTGCAGCGGAAGGTGCTTCGGGCACGTTCCGGCTCTATTTAACGCGCCCGGTGAGCCGGTTTCGTGTGTTAACGTCAAAAGTCACCGCAACCGGCATCTATACGGTGATGCTGGTACTTTTTTTTGCACTCATGAGCCTCGGCCTGGGATCGCTCTGGCTCGGTACCGGGGATTTAATTGTCAGGCATAACGGCATTCTGATACTCCCGCCAGAGATGGCCTGGCCACGGTTTGGTTTATCGTTTCTGTTCGCTACCGGTACCATGCTGGTGGTCGCTGCACTGAGTTTTATGTTTTCATCCATGGTGAATAATGGCATCGGTCCGATTATCGGCGCCATGGCCGTAATTATCGTTGGTCTGATGATTTCCAATATCCCAATTGAACTGTTTGAGCAGATTCAGCCATACCTTTTTACCAGTTATTTCGATATTTGGAGCAAAGCCTTTCATGACCCGATCCCCTGGAAGGAAATCGGGGGAAATGCAGTAGTATTAGCAGTCTATGCCGCGGCATTTTTAGGTGTGAGTTATACGATTTTCCTCAGAAAGGATATCCTGTCATGAGTAGCCGGGTACATATATTAATCGTTGGAATCGTTTTCGCAGTGATTGGATTAGCGGCCAGCCCGACTCTGCAGGCGCAGAGCGAGATGACGGTAGAAACTATCCAGGCGAATCTCCAGGAGCAGTTTTCCCAAATTGAGGATTACATGGCCAGGGTGAAAATCTCCGTGGAGATGCCGGGGCTCAGGATGCCCAGTAAGACAATCGACGTGGCGTTTAAACAGCCGGATATGACCAGAATTGAATCATCAGGAATTGCCATTGCACCGAAAACCGGTCTGCACATGGGACCGAAGAATATCTTTGATAATCTGCAGAATGCCAGGGTCGTTGATGCTGAATACCTGAACGGGGATAAACATTGGGTGGTAACGGGCGATATGGAGCCGGATTCCGCTCAATCCCACATGGGCGTGCCAACTGGCGGCGGAGTAGAAAACGTCGCCGCCACCATCTGGATCGATGCGGATCGATGGGTTATATCTAGGCTGGAAATGACGTCTAATGATAAACCGTTGATGACTACGGATATCAGTTATCATGAATATAACGATATTTGGTTGCCGGCTGTTACAAATGTAACGTTCACATTTTCCGGTGACATGATGGGAAATCTCCCAACAGAACATATGCCTGGTAGTATGGAGGAGGGTTCCGGAGATGATGAAGGCAATACCGCGAAATCCCTGGAGGGTGCTGTAACTATGGAATTCAAAAACTACCGGGTCAATACCGGACTGAAGGATTCATTTTTCCGAACGGAAGATAACAGATAATACTAATAGAAGACGGAGAAGGCGTAAGAGGTATGCCAAAACGGACTGATTTGGAAAGTATACTGATAATCGGGGCTGGCCCCATAGTCATTGGCCAGGCGTGTGAATTCGACTACTCGGGCACGCAGGCCATTCGGGCTCTAAAGGAAGAGGGATATCGAATTATCCTCGTGAATTCTAATCCGGCTACAATTATGACGGATCCCGACCTTGCGGATGTCGTTTATATGGAGCCGCTTACGGTCGATTACATAAAGGAAGTTATTAAGAAGGAGCGTCCTGATGCAGTGCTTCCGACCGTTGGCGGACAAACCGCTCTG is a window from the Candidatus Neomarinimicrobiota bacterium genome containing:
- a CDS encoding ABC transporter permease subunit, whose translation is MLLRLVTNELIKIFGKWRSYIGFAALAILMPLVIWGMSKGSSGIEQSMTHQLQNSFIITGNVFNGFLATYFTMNFLWIHIPFLVVLVAGDVVAAEGASGTFRLYLTRPVSRFRVLTSKVTATGIYTVMLVLFFALMSLGLGSLWLGTGDLIVRHNGILILPPEMAWPRFGLSFLFATGTMLVVAALSFMFSSMVNNGIGPIIGAMAVIIVGLMISNIPIELFEQIQPYLFTSYFDIWSKAFHDPIPWKEIGGNAVVLAVYAAAFLGVSYTIFLRKDILS
- the carA gene encoding glutamine-hydrolyzing carbamoyl-phosphate synthase small subunit yields the protein MVKDATLLLDDGRIFRGKAFGATGETTGEVCFNTGMTGYQEVLTDPSYCRQIVTMTYPHIGNYGVNPDDVESDRIQVAGFVIKEETEIPSNARATQSIGDYLRENDIVGIQDIDTRALVRHIRQEGAMNGIISTEDHDPDSLTEKLSKAPSMIGLDLCMEVTTNGIHKWNGQGSGVKEWKVAAIDYGIKHNILRLLETHGCDITIYPANATAEEILESDPDGIFLSNGPGDPAAVSYAIETIKNLLGKRPVFGICLGHQLLALAIGAETFKLKFGHRGINHPVRNDDTDEVEITCQNHGFAVDVDSVPDTAAITHTNLNDFTVEGLSCKDVPAFSVQYHPEAGPGPHDSRYLFENFIRMMKEFRQ
- a CDS encoding ABC transporter ATP-binding protein gives rise to the protein MSSPVIRASHLTKSFRNTVVVDDLSFDVNQGDIFGFLGPNGAGKSTTIRMALSLIAPDSGDVELFGKSVRGSRTKTLHDVGALIESADFYEYLSARANLKMLCRLQNIRESRIDEVLDMVELLDRADDRVKAYSHGMKQRLGIAQALLSEPKLLILDEPTTGLDPKGMKSVRNLIADLGNQGITIFLSSHLLYEVEQVCTSLAIINKGKLIVTGSIRELMQETNLFTTEIQAAPKDKAKTLLENIGFIPEVSEEGGSLKVNISREKIPEITQRLVDSGVEIFAVIPRSSLEDYFLSITSEEAGIAA
- a CDS encoding GreA/GreB family elongation factor, with product MAVAILKDTHELLRERIKELREEIDANKDDIRDAAAHGDLSENAEYDSAKEKQSMLHYKLNQLQMYMNVEIFDEGDINTDVVSFGTHVKIKNKKNGEVQEYNLVGPAEYELENYPEVMTYTSPLAKALMGKEVGETAEIKKPDKHLEFEVLEIESVLQSE